From Aerosticca soli, a single genomic window includes:
- a CDS encoding ISL3 family transposase — protein MAEQDCMSRLGGWTGYRVGKWRYELRRQQRWLVIELEPTPGAQRQCTGCGQAVVAIHDWTMRRIRELPVFGAPVELHVPRLRLACQGCGPRLEQLDWLDPHARVTRRLADSVARLCAVTSVLHAARWHGIDWKTAKAIDWRALERDLGPVDLEGVRRIAMDEFAIQKGHRYATVVVDVERKRVLWVGRGRSRVEIRPFFEQLGPARCALIEAVAMDMNTAYDLEVRQHCPNARVVYDLFHVVAKYGREVIGRVRVDAANQLRHDKPARRVVKRAHWLLLRNPRRLKEAEHIRLDEVLAANRPLMTAYVMKEQLKALWNAPTAWAWRAAWKQWLRHAQESGIPALTHFAQCLKPYWRGILSRVRWPLHTGLLEGINNKIKVIKRIAYGYRDDAYFFLKIRAAFPGVG, from the coding sequence ATACCGAGTTGGCAAGTGGCGTTATGAGCTGCGCAGGCAGCAGCGCTGGCTGGTGATCGAGTTGGAGCCGACGCCGGGGGCGCAGCGGCAATGCACGGGCTGTGGGCAGGCGGTCGTGGCCATCCATGACTGGACGATGCGGCGCATTCGCGAGTTGCCCGTGTTCGGTGCGCCGGTGGAGCTGCACGTGCCGCGTCTTCGGCTGGCTTGCCAGGGCTGCGGGCCGCGGCTGGAACAGTTGGACTGGCTGGATCCGCATGCGCGGGTAACGCGGCGTCTGGCCGACAGCGTGGCCCGGCTGTGTGCAGTGACGTCGGTGCTGCACGCGGCGCGTTGGCATGGCATCGACTGGAAGACGGCCAAGGCCATCGACTGGCGGGCACTGGAGCGCGATCTGGGGCCGGTGGATCTGGAGGGCGTGCGCCGGATCGCCATGGACGAGTTCGCGATCCAGAAGGGCCATCGCTACGCCACTGTGGTGGTCGATGTGGAGCGCAAGCGGGTGCTGTGGGTGGGGCGCGGCCGTTCGCGAGTCGAGATCAGGCCGTTCTTCGAACAGCTCGGGCCGGCGCGTTGCGCCCTTATCGAGGCCGTGGCCATGGACATGAACACGGCCTACGACCTGGAAGTGCGCCAGCACTGCCCGAATGCCCGCGTGGTGTACGACCTGTTCCACGTGGTCGCCAAGTACGGACGCGAGGTGATTGGCCGGGTGCGGGTGGACGCGGCCAATCAGCTGCGTCACGACAAGCCGGCGCGCCGAGTGGTCAAGCGCGCCCACTGGCTGCTGCTGCGCAATCCTCGGCGCCTGAAGGAAGCCGAACACATCCGGCTGGACGAGGTACTGGCGGCCAACCGGCCGCTGATGACGGCCTACGTGATGAAAGAACAGCTCAAGGCGCTGTGGAACGCACCGACAGCCTGGGCGTGGCGGGCAGCCTGGAAACAATGGCTACGCCATGCCCAGGAAAGCGGCATCCCCGCCCTGACCCACTTCGCTCAATGCCTCAAACCTTACTGGCGCGGCATCCTCAGCCGGGTGCGCTGGCCCCTGCATACCGGGCTGCTCGAAGGCATCAACAACAAGATCAAGGTCATCAAGCGCATCGCCTACGGCTACCGCGATGACGCCTACTTCTTCCTCAAGATCCGGGCGGCCTTCCCCGGAGTTGGGTGA
- a CDS encoding chromate transporter, whose product MLVGALPFWEGLRHRAGIQTAMAGINAGVVGILVSALYDPVWTSAIHSKADFGLALLSFGLLTVGRVPPALVVLLAGLVGWVMAMGV is encoded by the coding sequence ATGCTGGTCGGTGCACTGCCGTTCTGGGAAGGGCTGCGCCACCGCGCGGGCATCCAGACGGCCATGGCCGGCATCAACGCCGGCGTGGTCGGTATTCTGGTGTCCGCCCTCTATGACCCGGTATGGACGAGTGCCATCCACAGCAAGGCGGATTTTGGGCTGGCGCTGCTCTCGTTCGGACTGCTGACGGTGGGGCGCGTGCCGCCGGCGCTCGTGGTGCTGTTAGCCGGGCTGGTGGGCTGGGTCATGGCGATGGGCGTCTGA
- a CDS encoding GNAT family N-acetyltransferase yields the protein MWHTLTIQLRHETADDIAAIEAVTTAAFADAPHTSHTEQFIVRALRAANELTLSIVAEEHGRVVGHVALSPVTITHEHRRKTEGWYGLGPISVLPPRQGRGIGSRLMEQALSELRAMQAAGCVLLGDPTYYTRFGFQAHAGLQLPGVPPGYFMALALHGTVPEGIAHYSDAFNAAA from the coding sequence ATGTGGCACACCCTGACCATCCAGCTCCGACACGAAACCGCCGACGACATTGCCGCCATCGAAGCGGTCACGACCGCCGCCTTCGCTGATGCACCACACACCAGCCACACCGAGCAATTCATCGTGCGCGCCTTGCGTGCCGCCAACGAACTGACGCTTTCCATCGTGGCCGAAGAACATGGGCGCGTCGTCGGTCACGTCGCGCTGTCGCCAGTAACGATCACCCATGAGCACAGGCGAAAGACCGAGGGCTGGTATGGGTTGGGGCCGATCTCCGTCCTGCCGCCAAGGCAGGGGCGAGGCATCGGTTCGCGCCTGATGGAACAGGCGCTGTCTGAACTGCGGGCTATGCAGGCCGCAGGCTGCGTGCTGCTGGGAGATCCAACGTACTACACGCGCTTTGGCTTCCAGGCCCATGCGGGCTTGCAACTGCCGGGCGTGCCGCCCGGCTATTTCATGGCGCTGGCCCTGCATGGGACAGTGCCGGAAGGCATCGCGCACTACAGCGATGCCTTCAACGCCGCCGCCTGA
- a CDS encoding chromosome partitioning protein ParB: MHVKDSCTSSRARPTTSSPVPSSRASRRAAVALSCCALSLAARVSPLSGFHRWRLRPGSLIRACALRLPKTGVRGWREGAVLLCPFADDHAAQEATFYGAPEWQRSPSKLRERLTEREIDAAHALVRFVGLDAYRQAGGGIRRDLFAEGDAGTYLTDTAVLETLVRDKLATLAEDVRAEGWAWVEAVPHLAYEERQAFQNAPRHRREPTTREARRIASLETRLEKIDAELEEACDAEDEAKAEKLEQRRDQVVGELQDAENALQGYAPEVREVAGAIVTIDRNGEAVIHRGLLREAEAKALRTLEKLRRGFGSTEGEAANEEHEDADDPPKAASLSDQLAQRLSAHRTAALQIEVARHPHVALAALVHGMVQKVLQDSYHGHDLPLGVSLKVQDRLEGMAPDWPESPAAVALRELQQVAGEALPEDSAELFAALLAKSQDELVRLLAVCVASTVDVVTPRATPHQPGAELAQAVGLDMAAWWKPTAEGYFKHVSKAVILDAVGAFAPEFVTRLAKLKKADIASEAERLADGTGWMPAIFKAEGPQEAAQEEGPEQDAPEDTEAMADEPAEALAA; the protein is encoded by the coding sequence CTGCACGTCAAGGACAGTTGCACATCGAGCCGCGCAAGACCGACAACGAGTAGTCCTGTCCCAAGCAGTCGGGCGTCCCGGCGTGCCGCCGTCGCGCTGTCGTGCTGCGCATTGAGCCTCGCTGCGCGAGTCTCGCCCCTGTCGGGCTTCCATCGCTGGCGCCTCCGGCCCGGCTCGCTGATCCGTGCCTGCGCGCTCCGCTTGCCGAAAACCGGCGTGCGTGGGTGGCGTGAGGGGGCGGTCTTGCTGTGTCCCTTCGCCGACGACCACGCCGCGCAGGAAGCCACGTTCTATGGTGCGCCGGAATGGCAGCGCAGCCCGTCCAAGCTGCGCGAGCGCCTGACCGAGCGCGAAATCGACGCCGCGCACGCGCTGGTGCGCTTCGTCGGGCTGGACGCCTACCGGCAGGCAGGCGGCGGCATCCGCCGCGACCTGTTCGCGGAAGGCGATGCCGGAACCTACCTCACCGATACCGCAGTGCTGGAAACGCTCGTGCGCGACAAGCTGGCAACGCTGGCCGAGGACGTGCGCGCCGAGGGCTGGGCATGGGTGGAGGCCGTGCCGCATCTGGCCTACGAGGAACGGCAGGCGTTCCAGAACGCCCCGCGCCACCGCCGCGAGCCGACCACCCGCGAGGCCCGCCGCATCGCCTCGCTGGAAACCCGCCTCGAAAAGATCGACGCCGAACTGGAAGAAGCCTGCGACGCCGAGGACGAGGCCAAGGCCGAGAAGCTGGAACAGCGGCGCGATCAGGTGGTCGGAGAACTGCAAGACGCGGAGAATGCCTTGCAAGGCTACGCCCCCGAAGTGCGCGAGGTGGCCGGTGCCATCGTCACCATCGACCGCAACGGCGAGGCTGTTATTCATCGCGGCCTGCTGCGCGAAGCCGAGGCCAAGGCGCTGCGCACGCTGGAAAAGCTGCGGCGCGGCTTCGGCAGCACCGAAGGCGAAGCCGCCAACGAGGAGCACGAGGACGCCGACGACCCGCCCAAGGCCGCGAGCCTGTCCGACCAGCTGGCGCAGCGGTTGAGCGCCCACCGCACGGCGGCGCTGCAAATCGAAGTGGCCCGGCATCCGCACGTCGCGCTGGCCGCGCTGGTGCATGGCATGGTGCAGAAGGTTTTGCAGGACAGCTACCACGGCCACGACCTGCCGCTGGGCGTGAGCCTGAAAGTGCAAGACCGGCTGGAAGGCATGGCCCCGGACTGGCCGGAGTCGCCCGCCGCTGTGGCGCTGCGCGAACTGCAACAGGTAGCCGGGGAAGCCTTGCCGGAGGACAGCGCCGAACTGTTCGCCGCGCTGCTGGCGAAGTCGCAAGACGAACTGGTGCGGCTGCTGGCCGTGTGCGTGGCTTCCACGGTGGACGTGGTGACGCCCCGTGCCACGCCGCACCAGCCCGGCGCAGAACTGGCGCAGGCCGTGGGCCTCGACATGGCCGCATGGTGGAAGCCGACCGCAGAAGGCTACTTCAAGCACGTTTCCAAGGCCGTGATTCTGGATGCCGTGGGCGCGTTTGCACCGGAATTCGTCACCCGGCTGGCGAAGCTCAAGAAGGCCGACATTGCCAGCGAGGCCGAGCGGCTGGCCGATGGCACCGGCTGGATGCCCGCCATCTTCAAGGCCGAAGGCCCGCAGGAGGCCGCGCAGGAAGAAGGCCCGGAGCAGGACGCCCCGGAGGATACCGAGGCAATGGCGGATGAACCCGCCGAGGCACTGGCCGCTTGA